The sequence below is a genomic window from Nitrobacter winogradskyi Nb-255.
AGGTAACGGGATTCCCATTTCATCCGGCGTGGCAAGGTCGGGATTGATCGCCACACAGCCCGCTTCCGAGCAACCATATTGTTGAAAGAGATGCGTGGTACGGGCGCGGATCGAAGCGAACCAGGGGTCGGGCAGAAGCGTTCCCGAAGTCATGGCGGCGAAGATCGTCTCGCCCCCCGGCAGCAACCGGGAGATAGTGTGCAGCATGGCCGGCGACGAATACAGCAATGGCTGCCGGGTCTCGCGAAGGCGCGCGATCACATACCTCGGATTGGCGGTATTGAGAACGTGCGGCGACTGCCCGCGCCTGAGCGCCACGAGCACGCCGCAGATCAGCCCGTATGAATGGGTGACCGGGCAGGCGACCAGGGGCGTCATGCTCTCCGGTTCACGGAAGGCCGATACATAGCTTTCGATCTCACGGTCGATCTCGGCCCAGGTCCGGGCGACCCGCTTGGGCTCGCCCGTCGTTCCCGAGGTCGTCTGCAACAGCAGTCCGGGCCCCGCGGCGCCCCCTTCAAGCTCCTCGACGGCGAAACCATCGCAGACAAGCCGGTGACAGCCGACGCTGACCGCAAGCCGTCGCGCCGCCGCGCGCGGCGTCGAGGGACGGATGGGAAGCACGCTGGCTCCGGCCGAGCGCAACGCGAAGAACAGCGCGAGAAATTCGGCCGTATCGGAAAGACACACGGCATAGCTGAGGCCCGGCTGGTCCGCGATACCGACGGCGAGAGCCGCGCGTTCGCTCATGGCCTGCATGCGAGCCTGGTCGTAGAAGGTGTCGTCTATGCGAATCATCATGCGTTTTCTCGTGCCAATAGGGACAGGCCCGCGAGTGCATTCGGGACCTCGTGCTGAAAATCGGGACCGTTGAGGCCGAGCTTTCGGGCGAGCAGGCTTTCGGTCAGAATCTCGCGCGTGCCGAAGCCAAGCCGGGCAGCGCGCGCGCCGAGATCATGCTCCGTGATGCAAGCGGAAAGCTGCCGCGCCACGCGCTGCCAGAACTTACGCTCGTCGATGCCGTAGAAGCTCTGCACCAGATGCGAGATTTCGGAGAGGCTGAAGACGAACACGCAGTCGACGAACAGGTCGCGCAGGTCCTCGGGACGTTGCATCCAATAATATTGATTGGGCTGCGCGTTGCGGTAGTCGGGGTTCAGCGTTTCGAAATCCGGGGCCAGCGCCGGATCGGCCAGGAAGTCCGGCACGAATTCCAGGCTGTCGTGGAAATCGCGCAGGATCAACCGTTCCGGCCATCCGTCGCGGTGAACGAGCACCATGTTCTGGCCGTGCGCCTCGGTCGCGATGCCATGGGCGATGAGAAGCCGCCATACCGGCAACAGGGCGACATGGATCAGGCGGTCGAGCCATTCCATGACGCCGTAGCGGCTCACCCACGGATCAATGAATGGCCGCCCGTCCGCCTCCACCGCCATCAGCGCATTGAACGGCGCCGCGGCCTCGCCTTCGGCGAGTTTGTCCTCGACGCTCTCGCGCCAGATCGCAGCGATCTCGCCGCCGAGCGGGCCATCGCGATCCATGATCAGGCCGGCATGTTCGCGCAGAATGTCGAGACGGCAATCGCCCCTGAACAGCGGGTCGGAGTCGATCACTTCGCCGAGCCAGTGCGACAACACCGGAGCAGTCCCGACCGAATGCGGCTCGATCGTGCGGCGCGTCGACGTGTTGACGATATTCATCGCCAGTTTCACGCCGCTGCGGCGCGGGTCGCGCGCATTCGTCAACGAGCGCACCGACTGGCTGGCGCGGTAGGGATCGCCGGCGGTCCCCAGGTAATACACGCGCCCGGATTGGATCAGAGATTTCAATCGGCCTTCGGACAGGTCGCGCCATTGCCAGGGGTGGATCGGCATCAGACCGAAATCCCGTCCCTCGATGCCGAGCGCGGCGCTCCGGCGTCGTAGCTCATGCCAGCCCTGCACGCCGATCTCACGCTGCCAGAACAAATCCTCGCTGTCGGGCAGCGCGAGATGCAACAGGTCGCGCGCGACCGCGAGCCAGACCAGTTGGAAACTGTTGCCTGCCTCAGGTCCGTAAGCGCGATGGTCAGCCTCATCGAAGCCGGTGCGCGATTTGAAGCAGGGATGATAAGGATGCCCCTCGTCGATCGCCGCATCGAGCGCACAGAACGCCAGATGCCTCCGGTCGCGACGCGGCTGGTGCTGACAATTCCAGCGCATCAGCGCGGCGGTCTGCTCAAGCTCGCGGCCGAGTTGCGCCCGCGCCTGCTCCGGGCCGGGCAGCGCCGAGACAATGTCGGCGATCGAAGCCTGACGCCATTCGCCGGCCGTGCGCCATTCGACGGTTCCCGCTTCGAGTCGTGGCCGGCCGAAAGCGCCGAGACGACCGCGCGACCGCCAGGCACGACCATCGACGCTCCATTCGAAACCTTGGGCGCCGCGGACGGTCCGGTCAATGCTCCCGAACAGATTTTCGTAAAGCGCCGCCGCGGTAAGCTGGCGCACTATTCGCTCTTCCGGCCGGTCGGCGATATCAAAGGGCAGCGGCACGAGCACCTCCCTGACGCGCGGCACGGCTTGCCACGCACAATGGATTGGGGAGTTGCACATAGATCGCCCGGCCATCATCCGCTTCCAGCTCGTCGATATCGAGCATGCGGGTGAGCAGATTGGCCTTGGCGGCGATGGTCGGACGGCTGAGGAATCCCGCGGCGAATTCGCCGCCGACACCGGTAAGTTCGCTTGCGAGACGTTCCAGCCGCGCGCGCAACATGGCGAGCAGCGCATCTTCCATGATCAGGCCGTCATGCCCCATGCGCGCGATGACCGAGCATATCTGGTTGACGATCAGGTAGTAGCCGAAGCGTTCCTGAATCACGCAATCGTCGAAATACAATCCGGGGATTCCATCGGTCTCCGGCGCCAGCGCCGTCAATCGGTCGCGGTGGGTGTTGGAAAGGTAGAAGCCCTGGTTGTCGCGATAGTAGCAGGCATCCGGATAGCCGGACGAGACATCGAGCAGGCTGTTCTGCTGGTGCGCTTCCAACGCCACGCCGAGTTCATCGTAGAGCCTGACCAGCGGCTCGAGCGCGCAATCGAGATAGGCCGAGAACCAGCGCCGGCAGACTTCCCTCACCGGCTCCCCGTCGCGTGCGGCGAGATCGCGGATGATCGTCTCCAGCCAGGAGCGCGCACCCGGCGGCGGATCGGCGGTCAAGGCGGCGATGGTGACGCCGCTGTTCTCGCTCCCCTTGGTGAATGGATTCTCGCGGAAGATCACCTCGAAGCCGCTTTCCGCGCGGCCGGGCAGCGCCAGCGTCAAATAGGCCGGATCCCGGATCAGGCGGAAACGCGGATAGCGCGCCAGGAAATCCGTGCCCGCGAACAGCCGCGACATCGCAACGCCGGCTTCAAGCTCAGGCATATGGTTGACGCGCAGGGAATTGGTGATCCGCACCGGCAGCGAGAATTTCAGCATCCACGGCAGGTCCGCGTTGTAGACCGTGCGTACCGAGGAGGTCGGCGTGAACCAGGCGCCGATGGCCCCAAGCGGACGCAGCCGTCCCTGTGCGACCAGTTGCGCGATCGAGGGATCCAGCATCAACGCCTCGGCCTGGAGGGGATGCATGGGGATCAGCGCCTCGCCCTGACGCAACAGTTTGCAATCCCGCGAAGGAATCAGCGTTCGAAGAATATCGGGCAGAGACACGCCCGGCGCGGCATCGTGACGTAGCAAGGTTGCGTCGGCGGCGAAGAAAGTGAGACGAAAGCGTCCGTGATGCTCGGGGGCATAGGCTGGCCGCTGCCAGCTCGTCATGCCCTGAAGGCTCTTCGGCGTGGGATGCAGCCAGTGGCCGAACGCAAGGCTCTGCTCGCCGTCAAGGAAGCTCATTCCGCATCGGTGCGCCGCCGCGCATTCCAGCCCGTCCGCGATGCAGCGGTAGCTCGTGAGCACGCGACCCAGCAGTTCGACTTCTTCATTGCGCATGGCATCCGCCCGCTCTGCGCCCATGCTGGCGTAGCATTCCTGCACCATGAGATAGAGCGCACGCAGCGGCGCGATCTCGCGCCACGAATTTCCCGGCAGGCGGCAAACAAAGATTCGCCCGAATCTTAACGGCCCGCATAATGAGTACCGCTCGATTTCGGCACGCAACCGCGCGGCCGTCATCGCGCAGTCCCATTCGACGCAGTCAACGGCCACGCCGTCCTCAAGACAGTGCGCCGAGACCACGCCGGGATCGACCTCACGTAAATAACAGTTGGCGAAACTCTGGAATGTCGCGCGTTCGGCGATCTGGCTCTTGGATATCTGCATCAGCATGTATTCTTCTGCGAACCGCCCGGGATCGATGGGCCACATCGACTAAACGACCCGCGGCCACCAATGCCGTAATGGGAACCCGGCTCACAGTTTAGAATTCAACCAACTATCAATTGCAGAGATGTTCTTGACGTTGAGAATGCCTATAGTAACGCTAGAACGTATCTCTGTTCGAGTAAGCACCAATAAAGCTGCCAGCCCGAATGTTGTCTCCGGACGATCACTGTCCGAGATCAGGCTGATGCGCGACGAGAAAACAGCATGTCGTCCACGACAGAACTGCTCAATATCTTTAAGGCGGAGCAGGGCCAGCTTCAGCGGTTGGTTCGACGCCTTACGGGAAATCCGCACACCGCTGAGGATGTCGTCCACGATACCTTCATCAAGCTGATGCATCGCGACGTGGGGAAGTGCGATGTCGGCCTGGTCGTCACCACGGCACGCAACCTCGCGCGCGATGCGATGCGCGCTGAACGCGTGCGTACCTCC
It includes:
- a CDS encoding AMP-binding protein; amino-acid sequence: MIRIDDTFYDQARMQAMSERAALAVGIADQPGLSYAVCLSDTAEFLALFFALRSAGASVLPIRPSTPRAAARRLAVSVGCHRLVCDGFAVEELEGGAAGPGLLLQTTSGTTGEPKRVARTWAEIDREIESYVSAFREPESMTPLVACPVTHSYGLICGVLVALRRGQSPHVLNTANPRYVIARLRETRQPLLYSSPAMLHTISRLLPGGETIFAAMTSGTLLPDPWFASIRARTTHLFQQYGCSEAGCVAINPDLATPDEMGIPLPHLGVETGGEGAPREIVVRAGDREIHTRDLGYLTGTGTLVFVARLDDTINVSGINVYPREVEDVVMAMPGVTDAVAFRRVDPSAGERVALAFCAEHAIAPASLREWCMQNLAVHQVPMEAVRLACVPRQANGKINRREIAALYAEGRLEHAAAEAAI
- a CDS encoding IucA/IucC family protein; amino-acid sequence: MQISKSQIAERATFQSFANCYLREVDPGVVSAHCLEDGVAVDCVEWDCAMTAARLRAEIERYSLCGPLRFGRIFVCRLPGNSWREIAPLRALYLMVQECYASMGAERADAMRNEEVELLGRVLTSYRCIADGLECAAAHRCGMSFLDGEQSLAFGHWLHPTPKSLQGMTSWQRPAYAPEHHGRFRLTFFAADATLLRHDAAPGVSLPDILRTLIPSRDCKLLRQGEALIPMHPLQAEALMLDPSIAQLVAQGRLRPLGAIGAWFTPTSSVRTVYNADLPWMLKFSLPVRITNSLRVNHMPELEAGVAMSRLFAGTDFLARYPRFRLIRDPAYLTLALPGRAESGFEVIFRENPFTKGSENSGVTIAALTADPPPGARSWLETIIRDLAARDGEPVREVCRRWFSAYLDCALEPLVRLYDELGVALEAHQQNSLLDVSSGYPDACYYRDNQGFYLSNTHRDRLTALAPETDGIPGLYFDDCVIQERFGYYLIVNQICSVIARMGHDGLIMEDALLAMLRARLERLASELTGVGGEFAAGFLSRPTIAAKANLLTRMLDIDELEADDGRAIYVQLPNPLCVASRAARQGGARAAAL
- a CDS encoding IucA/IucC family protein — encoded protein: MPLPFDIADRPEERIVRQLTAAALYENLFGSIDRTVRGAQGFEWSVDGRAWRSRGRLGAFGRPRLEAGTVEWRTAGEWRQASIADIVSALPGPEQARAQLGRELEQTAALMRWNCQHQPRRDRRHLAFCALDAAIDEGHPYHPCFKSRTGFDEADHRAYGPEAGNSFQLVWLAVARDLLHLALPDSEDLFWQREIGVQGWHELRRRSAALGIEGRDFGLMPIHPWQWRDLSEGRLKSLIQSGRVYYLGTAGDPYRASQSVRSLTNARDPRRSGVKLAMNIVNTSTRRTIEPHSVGTAPVLSHWLGEVIDSDPLFRGDCRLDILREHAGLIMDRDGPLGGEIAAIWRESVEDKLAEGEAAAPFNALMAVEADGRPFIDPWVSRYGVMEWLDRLIHVALLPVWRLLIAHGIATEAHGQNMVLVHRDGWPERLILRDFHDSLEFVPDFLADPALAPDFETLNPDYRNAQPNQYYWMQRPEDLRDLFVDCVFVFSLSEISHLVQSFYGIDERKFWQRVARQLSACITEHDLGARAARLGFGTREILTESLLARKLGLNGPDFQHEVPNALAGLSLLARENA